The Apium graveolens cultivar Ventura chromosome 11, ASM990537v1, whole genome shotgun sequence genome has a window encoding:
- the LOC141697009 gene encoding TMV resistance protein N-like, whose protein sequence is MAFASQNPTQYSASTSRTQYDAFLSFRGKDTRYTFADHLYTALDCASIRTFRDTPELRSGEVLSRALPRAIHESKTYIIVFSENYASSTWCLDELVEILNCQKTMGRLVIPVFYNIDPSVVRHQIGSYNEAFQKHLIHFEARKINEWKLTLTEVADFSGYDTSKNRYEANIIKEIVERILYKINPKTLPVAIYPVGLDSRVKEITSLLSSDTGGLIRIGIYGMGGVGKTTLAKAVYNQNYHLFEGSCFLANVRDASSKEKGILRLQRQLIYDVLKRKNIRIDNVDQGIELIRARICSAKVLIVIDDLYDQKVLEHIEGPFASGSRIIITTRNEDLLDAIKVEARYKVNELSKAESRQLFTHHAFGDNNISETFMALSHEILERSGGLPLALKVFGSNLINQSKEGWEWYIDKSRRVPINEVEKILLISFEALELDYLKDIFLDIACFFAGREEEEIVNIMETCYTLVNYNINILKKRSLLSINNGDELGMHHLLREMGRKIVRNRSPNNPGKYSRLWVSEEICDVLTKNKGTEAIEGIIPHNLDCPNVLEGVSITTETFKMMSKLRFLYLENVDLTGSFEHKFKVLRLLRWKYCPLKWLPSEFYPEELVILELPHSKIKTMWELNMVSHVFNELKTLDMSYSLDLTTTPDFTNLRSLVTLNLEGCKSLEEVHVSIGSLVRLVSLNLCGCVKLKNLPDTICNLKTMEVLCVADCNSLEALPKDLGGIESLKDLDVKGLTVSKLPDSIGRLSKLVELKLSFKEDLEYLSNTIGNLISLKHLAIFRCKNVGKVKRLRELTASGAAIFKNLPIQFLNPGNRDHKDCRGLFIAELPSSLKWIKAVGCTEQLPNLSNLKQLEILELIDCSGLTTIQGLKELTSIRILCLGGCNSSLLALSLTERFFQIYSEFGHQIEIYIGNAKFPDWISQSSNLGSPLSLDLPPNVSQNYLAMILCFKHWGNKKSYRRNFSVKTSTSNFIWSGDAHCTPDYHESCMIIVPRSILLVSDGNDKIEIAAEAEIYGIHLLYQTETTMTDGYNSTAVIVEDEGSYPSKRLKFFESDD, encoded by the exons ATGGCTTTTGCAAGTCAAAATCCAACTCAATATTCTGCTTCAACCTCAAGAACTCAATATGACGCATTCTTAAGCTTCAGAGGTAAAGACACAAGGTACACATTTGCTGATCATCTATACACTGCGTTGGACTGCGCTAGTATTCGAACATTCAGGGATACACCGGAGCTACGCAGTGGAGAAGTACTTTCACGCGCATTACCACGAGCTATTCATGAATCCAAGACTTACATTATTGTCTTCTCGGAAAATTACGCATCTTCAACTTGGTGTCTTGACGAACTGGTAGAGATCCTCAATTGTCAAAAAACAATGGGAAGATTAGTTATTCCCGTGTTTTACAACATTGATCCATCAGTTGTGCGGCACCAAATTGGTAGTTATAATGAAGCATTCCAGAAACATCTCATTCATTTTGAGGCTCGGAAAATAAACGAATGGAAGCTCACGCTGACGGAAGTGGCTGACTTCTCAGGATACGATACATCTAAAAACAG GTATGAAGCCAATATCATCAAGGAAATTGTTGAAAGGATTCTATATAAAATCAATCCAAAAACTTTACCTGTTGCGATATATCCAGTTGGGTTGGATTCTCGAGTTAAAGAGATAACATCATTATTGAGCTCAGACACCGGTGGTCTCATTAGAATAGGTATATACGGTATGGGTGGAGTTGGCAAAACGACTCTTGCCAAAGCTGTGTATAACCAAAATTATCACCTTTTTGAGGGCAGTTGCTTCCTAGCAAATGTTAGGGATGCTTCAAGCAAAGAAAAAGGCATATTACGTTTACAACGTCAACTTATTTATGACGTTCTTAAACGTAAGAACATTAGAATTGACAATGTTGACCAAGGAATTGAGTTAATAAGAGCTAGAATTTGTTCGGCAAAAGTTCTGATTGTTATTGATGACTTGTACGACCAAAAAGTACTGGAACATATAGAAGGACCATTTGCTTCGGGGAGCAGGATCATAATTACAACAAGAAATGAAGATCTACTGGATGCAATCAAAGTAGAAGCCAGATACAAAGTAAATGAACTGAGTAAAGCTGAGTCACGCCAACTTTTTACCCACCATGCATTCGGAGATAATAATATATCTGAGACATTTATGGCATTGTCCCATGAAATTTTAGAACGTTCTGGAGGGCTTCCATTGGCTCTTAAGGTTTTTGGCTCGAACTTGATtaaccaatctaaggaaggatGGGAGTGGTACATTGATAAATCGAGACGAGTTCCTATCAATGAGGTGGAGAAAATACTACTGATTAGCTTTGAAGCGTTGGAATTGGATTATCTGAAGGATATCTTCCTGGATATTGCTTGTTTTTTCGCCGGACGTGAGGAAGAAGAGATCGTTAACATAATGGAAACTTGTTATACATTGGTCAATTACAATATTAACATTCTAAAGAAAAGAAGTTTACTAAGCATCAATAATGGAGATGAGTTGGGAATGCATCATCTGCTCCGGGAAATGGGAAGGAAAATTGTGCGTAACAGATCTCCTAATAACCCTGGAAAATATAGTAGATTGTGGGTATCTGAAGAAATATGTGACGTGTTaacaaagaacaag ggAACAGAAGCAATTGAAGGAATCATCCCTCACAACCTTGACTGCCCGAATGTACTTGAGGGAGTATCAATTACTACAGAAACGTTCAAAATGATGAGCAAATTGAGGTTTCTTTACCTTGAAAATGTAGATCTCACTGGAAGCTTTGAACATAAATTTAAAGTTTTAAGGTTGCTCCGTTGGAAGTATTGTCCATTGAAGTGGTTACCTTCTGAATTTTACCCTGAAGAACTTGTTATTCTTGAGTTGCCTCATAGTAAAATTAAAACGATGTGGGAGCTAAATATG GTTTCACATGTTTTTAACGAGTTAAAAACTCTAGACATGTCATATTCTCTAGATTTAACTACAACTCCAGATTTCACGAACTTAAGATCTCTCGTAACTCTAAATCTCGAGGGCTGTAAAAGCTTGGAGGAAGTCCACGTATCAATCGGAAGTTTGGTGAGGCTTGTTTCCTTAAATTTGTGTGGTTGTGTGAAGCTAAAAAATCTTCCAGACACCATTTGCAATTTGAAGACAATGGAAGTTCTATGTGTTGCTGATTGCAATAGTCTTGAAGCATTGCCTAAAGACTTGGGAGGCATTGAATCCCTAAAAGATCTCGATGTGAAGGGATTAACTGTTTCAAAATTACCGGACTCGATTGGACGTCTaagtaaacttgttgagctgaAATTAAGTTTCAAGGAGGACCTTGAGTATCTCTCAAATACCATAGGCAACCTGATATCTCTGAAACATCTAGCTATTTTTAGATGTAAAAATGTGGGGAAAGTTAAAAGGTTAAGGGAGCTAACTGCAAGTGGTGCTGCTATATTTAAAAATCTTCCAATCCAGTTCTTAAACCCGGGAAATCGAGATCATAAAGATTGTCGTGGTCTATTCATTGCAGAACTTCCTTCTAGTCTGAAATGGATAAAGGCAGTTGGATGCACGGAACAATTACCAAATTTATCCAATCTTAAACAGTTGGAGATATTAGAACTTATAGATTGTAGTGGTTTGACAACGATTCAAGGCTTGAAGGAGCTCACTTCTATTCGAATACTTTGTTTGGGGGGTTGCAACTCATCTCTTCTAGCACTCTCTTTAACAGAACGTTTCTTCCAG ATATATTCTGAATTTGGCCATCAAATTGAAATTTACATTGGGAACGCCAAGTTTCCTGATTGGATTAGTCAATCAAGCAATTTAGGATCACCTTTGTCTTTGGATTTGCCACCAAATGTGTCACAAAATTACTTAGCAATGATACTTTGCTTCAAGCATTGGGGGAATAAAAAGTCATATAGAAGAAATTTTTCTGTTAAGACTTCTACAAGTAATTTCATATGGAGTGGTGACGCACATTGTACTCCCGATTACCATGAATCATGCATGATTATAGTGCCAAGATCAATCTTACTCGTCAGTGATGGAAATGATAAAATCGAAATAGCAGCAGAAGCAGAAATTTATGGGATTCATCTACTGTACCAAACAGAAACTACAATGACAGACGGATACAACAGCACTGCCGTCATTGTCGAAGATGAAGGAAGCTACCCATCTAAACGcttgaaattttttgaaagtGATGACTAG